In the Acidobacteriota bacterium genome, one interval contains:
- a CDS encoding ABC transporter permease, with product MSTIWNDLRYGIRVLAKHPGFTLVALLTLAVGIGANSAIFSVVHGVLLKPLPYRQPQQLVQIWSQFPTMDFFQFPVSPPEYYGMHERADFLRDLGAYSSGGANLTGDGEPLRLSVCYATFSLFPTLGVDPLHGRFFRKEEDVPDNDNVVMLSYGLWKQKFGGDPAVIGRKAEIDGETVEIVGVMPAGFNFPNDDVQAWMPFAIDPASLPTRWGNHLMQVVGRLNEGVTVEEARHQLTAMVTRWGEDAGPNTHRPNPEWHPYILNPLHEQVVGGVRPQMVFLTLVVGLVLLIACVNVANLLLARSEARQKEIAIRSALGAERGRLIRQLLTESTILAVGGGMVGMLVANWGVQVLLAVNPESIPRLDAIGLNWTVVGATLGLSLLTGLLFGAAPAVTLISGDVQETLKDGGRGTSASRGRNRFRALLVTAEVALAVVLVAGSGLVIRSFAALQSTDPGFEAENALTLRTVVSPTAAADNESVVDFYQRALERLRALPGVRSAAAVSSLPLRSFLNANDFEIEGWVRTDGSPPVNVDYQQAVSPGYFKTMGIGLLAGRTFSDGDRPGSLPVTVVSQSFVDRFFPGENGLGKRVRARSSGPWMEIVGVVDDVKQQSLRAEVKPHMYTAMAQNPEVRGFAYRGMSFVLRTEDAPSSLAGSARNAIWQLDADIPIAEVETLESVLGVSLSEQRFTVLLLSIFAVTALLLAAVGIYGVMSYSVTQRTQEIGVRMAMGARAGDVLSLVVRQGMLLTGAGLALGLAAALTMALLLREQLQDLLYRVGNFDPFTYLAVLALLTLTALLACCFPAYRASRLDPLRALHYE from the coding sequence ATGAGCACCATTTGGAACGATCTGCGCTATGGCATCCGCGTACTGGCCAAGCATCCTGGCTTCACCTTGGTCGCCCTTTTGACGCTGGCCGTGGGCATCGGCGCCAACAGCGCCATTTTCAGCGTCGTCCACGGAGTGCTGCTCAAGCCTTTGCCTTACCGTCAGCCTCAGCAACTGGTGCAGATCTGGAGCCAGTTCCCCACCATGGACTTCTTCCAGTTTCCGGTTTCGCCGCCCGAGTACTACGGGATGCACGAGCGGGCCGACTTCCTGCGCGATCTGGGCGCCTACTCCAGCGGGGGCGCCAATCTGACGGGGGACGGCGAGCCTCTGCGCCTGAGCGTCTGCTACGCCACCTTCAGCCTCTTTCCCACTTTGGGCGTCGACCCGCTGCACGGGCGCTTCTTCCGTAAAGAAGAGGACGTGCCCGACAACGACAACGTGGTAATGCTCAGCTATGGCCTGTGGAAGCAGAAATTCGGCGGAGACCCTGCGGTGATCGGCAGGAAGGCGGAGATCGACGGAGAGACGGTCGAGATCGTGGGCGTGATGCCGGCGGGATTCAACTTTCCCAACGACGACGTCCAGGCCTGGATGCCTTTTGCCATTGACCCGGCCAGCCTTCCCACCCGCTGGGGCAATCACCTCATGCAGGTGGTGGGACGCCTCAACGAGGGCGTGACGGTGGAGGAGGCGCGCCACCAGTTGACGGCTATGGTGACCCGATGGGGCGAGGACGCCGGGCCCAACACCCACCGTCCCAACCCCGAGTGGCACCCCTACATCCTCAATCCGCTGCATGAGCAGGTGGTGGGCGGGGTGCGTCCGCAGATGGTCTTTCTCACCCTGGTTGTGGGACTGGTGCTGCTGATCGCCTGCGTCAACGTGGCCAATTTGTTGCTGGCCCGCTCCGAGGCCCGTCAAAAGGAAATCGCCATCCGCTCGGCGCTGGGCGCCGAACGCGGACGCCTCATCCGCCAGCTCCTCACCGAGAGCACCATCCTGGCGGTGGGAGGAGGAATGGTGGGCATGCTGGTGGCCAATTGGGGCGTGCAGGTTCTTTTGGCCGTCAATCCCGAGAGCATCCCCCGGCTGGACGCCATCGGACTGAATTGGACGGTGGTCGGCGCCACTCTGGGGCTTTCGCTGCTGACGGGACTGCTCTTCGGCGCCGCGCCGGCCGTGACGCTCATCTCTGGCGACGTGCAGGAGACGCTCAAAGACGGCGGACGCGGCACCTCGGCCTCGCGCGGACGCAACCGCTTCCGGGCCCTGCTGGTGACCGCCGAGGTGGCCCTGGCGGTGGTGCTGGTGGCGGGATCGGGGCTGGTCATCCGCAGCTTCGCCGCCCTGCAGTCCACCGACCCCGGATTCGAGGCTGAGAACGCCCTCACCTTGCGTACCGTGGTTTCGCCCACGGCGGCCGCCGACAACGAGTCGGTGGTGGACTTTTACCAAAGGGCCCTGGAGCGCCTGCGGGCTCTGCCCGGCGTGCGCTCGGCAGCGGCCGTCAGTTCCTTGCCGCTGCGCTCCTTCCTCAATGCCAACGACTTTGAGATCGAGGGCTGGGTGCGCACCGACGGTTCGCCTCCCGTCAACGTCGATTATCAGCAGGCTGTCTCACCCGGATACTTCAAGACCATGGGCATCGGACTGCTGGCAGGCCGCACCTTCAGCGACGGCGACCGTCCTGGTAGCCTGCCCGTAACGGTGGTCAGCCAGAGCTTTGTGGACCGCTTCTTCCCGGGCGAGAATGGCCTGGGCAAGCGGGTGCGGGCGCGCAGCAGCGGCCCCTGGATGGAGATCGTGGGGGTGGTGGACGATGTCAAGCAGCAAAGCTTGCGCGCCGAGGTCAAGCCTCACATGTACACCGCCATGGCTCAGAATCCCGAGGTGCGGGGATTCGCCTACCGCGGCATGAGCTTCGTGCTGCGCACCGAGGACGCTCCCTCGAGCCTGGCCGGCAGCGCCCGCAACGCCATCTGGCAGCTCGACGCCGACATCCCCATCGCCGAGGTTGAAACGCTGGAAAGCGTGCTGGGCGTTTCTCTCTCCGAGCAGCGCTTCACCGTCCTGCTGCTGTCCATCTTCGCCGTTACGGCGTTGCTGCTGGCGGCGGTCGGAATCTACGGCGTGATGAGCTACTCGGTCACCCAGAGGACGCAGGAAATCGGCGTCCGCATGGCCATGGGAGCCCGTGCCGGCGACGTGCTGAGTCTGGTCGTCCGCCAGGGAATGCTGCTTACCGGCGCCGGATTGGCCTTAGGCCTGGCGGCCGCGCTGACCATGGCTCTGCTGTTGCGCGAGCAGCTCCAGGACCTGCTCTACCGGGTCGGCAACTTCGACCCCTTCACCTACCTGGCCGTGCTGGCCCTGCTCACCCTGACAGCCCTGCTGGCCTGCTGCTTCCCCGCCTACCGGGCCTCCCGCCTCGACCCCCTGCGGGCGCTCCACTACGAGTAG
- a CDS encoding ABC transporter permease: protein MSSFKQDFIFALRSLRKRPGFSAVVVLTLALGIGANAAVFNLIDALLLRPFPIPNVDRIVQVFETIESQGWDRASASPANFLEWKEETELFQQVHAHQWWEVNLTGTDQPERLHGTLVTPGWMGMLSVQTTHGRDLRLAENDPAQERTVVLGHDFWVRRYGADASIVGQSIELNGQSYEVVGVGPAGFHYPMGTELWAPLVISPETAQQRDSHYLNVLAHLRQGRSADEAQAALAARAERLAQQFPDSNAGWGVNVMVLSKAVVDIGAPAFLMVWQITVVFVLLIACVNVANLLLTRGGERAKELSLRVALGAGRWRLMRQLLTENLILSLAGALAAMPMAWAASELLRTSLPAEIRVFMMGWDKIGVDYRMLLFAGALAVVAAVIFGLAPALSATRLDLNQVIGEGGRSGSAGSSQRGRRLLVVAEVAVALMLLIASGLSIQGSMRLIEQDQGYDPDGLLTAQLVLPSEKYPQAEDRRDFWNRLELELEALPQVRNAAVANILPAAPDGSSRDYELEGRPAATIAERPSADFRVITPDFFETMRVPILNGRAFTEQDREDSRRVAIVSRQMARRDWPQQDPLGQRFRLPENPDQWYTVVGVAGDVTHNWFFGGPRPTMYLPMAQMPYRGVYVALRTTGDPLSLAPSLRRAVRRLDADQPVFGVKTQRQTLSDRTIGLRYAATIMGVFGAIALILSVVGIYGVMAYSINQRIREIGIRVALGALGRDVLRLTLGGALRLTAIGCAIGLLLAFVLGRFMESTLFGTIQLNLITFVGFTVLLVAAALLAAYVPSRRALRVDPSEALRVE from the coding sequence ATGAGCAGTTTCAAGCAAGATTTCATATTCGCACTTCGCAGCCTTCGCAAACGCCCCGGATTCTCGGCGGTGGTTGTCTTGACCCTGGCCCTGGGGATCGGCGCCAATGCGGCGGTCTTCAACCTCATCGACGCCCTGTTGCTGAGGCCCTTCCCCATTCCCAACGTGGACCGCATTGTGCAGGTCTTCGAGACCATCGAGTCGCAAGGTTGGGACCGGGCCAGCGCCTCGCCCGCCAATTTCCTGGAATGGAAAGAAGAGACCGAACTCTTTCAGCAGGTCCACGCCCACCAGTGGTGGGAAGTCAACCTGACCGGCACCGATCAGCCCGAGCGCCTCCACGGGACGCTGGTCACGCCGGGATGGATGGGCATGCTCAGCGTTCAGACCACCCATGGCCGCGATCTGCGGCTGGCCGAAAACGATCCGGCCCAAGAGCGGACGGTAGTGCTGGGACACGACTTCTGGGTTCGCCGCTACGGCGCCGATGCCTCTATCGTGGGGCAGTCCATCGAGTTGAACGGGCAGTCCTACGAAGTGGTGGGAGTGGGTCCGGCCGGATTCCACTACCCCATGGGAACCGAACTGTGGGCGCCCCTGGTGATCAGTCCCGAAACGGCTCAGCAGCGCGACAGTCACTACCTTAACGTGCTGGCTCACTTGCGCCAGGGACGCAGCGCCGACGAGGCCCAGGCGGCCTTGGCGGCGCGGGCCGAGCGTCTTGCCCAGCAGTTCCCCGACAGCAACGCCGGTTGGGGCGTCAACGTCATGGTTCTGAGCAAGGCGGTCGTCGACATCGGCGCCCCGGCTTTTCTCATGGTGTGGCAGATTACCGTCGTCTTCGTGCTCTTGATCGCTTGCGTCAACGTGGCCAACCTGCTTTTGACCCGAGGCGGCGAGCGGGCCAAGGAACTCTCCCTGCGGGTCGCGCTGGGGGCCGGACGCTGGCGCCTGATGCGCCAGTTGTTGACCGAGAACCTGATCCTCTCGCTGGCCGGAGCCCTGGCGGCCATGCCCATGGCCTGGGCGGCCAGCGAACTGCTGCGCACCAGCCTTCCGGCTGAGATCCGCGTCTTCATGATGGGTTGGGACAAGATTGGAGTCGATTACCGGATGCTGCTCTTCGCCGGCGCGCTGGCCGTCGTGGCGGCCGTCATCTTCGGCCTGGCCCCGGCTCTCTCCGCCACCCGTCTCGATCTCAACCAGGTCATCGGCGAAGGCGGACGCAGCGGCTCGGCGGGCAGCAGCCAGCGGGGACGCCGTCTGCTGGTGGTGGCCGAAGTGGCCGTGGCCCTCATGCTGCTGATCGCTTCCGGGCTCTCCATCCAGGGCTCGATGCGGCTGATCGAGCAGGACCAAGGCTATGATCCCGACGGATTGCTGACGGCCCAACTGGTGCTCCCCAGTGAAAAATATCCCCAGGCCGAAGACCGCCGCGATTTCTGGAACCGCCTGGAACTGGAACTGGAGGCTCTGCCCCAGGTCAGGAATGCCGCCGTCGCCAACATCCTGCCGGCTGCTCCCGACGGCAGCAGCCGCGACTATGAACTGGAAGGCCGTCCGGCGGCCACCATCGCCGAGCGCCCCTCAGCCGACTTCCGCGTGATCACGCCCGACTTCTTCGAGACCATGCGTGTCCCCATCCTCAACGGACGCGCCTTCACCGAACAGGACCGCGAGGACAGCCGCAGGGTGGCCATCGTCAGCCGCCAGATGGCCCGCCGCGACTGGCCTCAGCAAGACCCCTTGGGGCAGCGCTTCAGGCTGCCTGAAAATCCCGACCAGTGGTACACGGTGGTAGGGGTGGCCGGCGATGTCACCCACAACTGGTTCTTCGGCGGACCCCGGCCCACCATGTACCTGCCTATGGCCCAGATGCCCTATCGGGGAGTCTATGTGGCGCTGCGCACCACGGGCGACCCCCTATCGCTGGCCCCCTCGCTGCGTCGAGCCGTCCGCCGGCTGGACGCCGACCAACCCGTCTTCGGCGTCAAGACCCAGCGCCAGACCCTCTCCGACCGCACCATCGGACTGCGCTACGCCGCCACCATCATGGGCGTCTTCGGCGCCATCGCGCTGATCCTCTCGGTGGTGGGCATCTACGGCGTCATGGCCTATTCCATCAACCAGCGCATCCGCGAGATCGGCATCCGCGTGGCCCTGGGAGCGCTGGGACGCGACGTGCTGCGCCTGACCCTGGGCGGAGCGCTGCGACTGACCGCCATCGGCTGCGCCATCGGACTGTTGCTGGCCTTCGTCCTGGGACGCTTCATGGAAAGCACCCTCTTCGGCACCATCCAGCTCAACCTGATCACCTTCGTGGGCTTCACCGTCCTGCTGGTGGCCGCGGCCCTGCTGGCCGCCTACGTCCCCTCCCGGCGCGCCCTGCGCGTCGATCCCAGCGAGGCCCTGCGGGTGGAGTAG
- a CDS encoding amidohydrolase gives MRRLFGLILLFVVAAACGGTAQQPADLVLKNGKIATVDENNSEVQALAAREGRIVALGSDADIEAYLGPSTEVVDLQGRRAIPGFIEGHGHFMGIGNAELILDLTTPRSWQEIVDLVAAAVEKSEPGEWIMGRGWHQDKWQSVPDPNYEGFPYHDGLSKVSPDNPVMLTHASGHAAFVNAKALQVSGVDGGTPDPQGGEILRDSKGKLVGLLRETAQRLMDTPDGSEERARKMAELAAQECLRKGITSFQDAGSGFQTIDLFKTLVDEGKMPLRLWVMIRASNESLEKNLADYRVEGYGDNKLTVRAIKVSIDGALGSRGAWLLEPYSDAPELTGLNLVPMDEVYETAQLAIEHDYQLCIHAIGDRGNREVLNLYEKVFQEHPDKSGLRWRIEHAQHLHPDDIERFAGLEVIASMQAVHATSDGPWVPDRLGEKRSREGAYLWKTLLESGAVVTNGTDAPVEDVSPIASYYSAVSRMMVNGKRFYPDERLNREQALRTYTINNAYAAFEEDLKGSLEVGKLADVTVLSKDILEIPEEEIPTAQVDHTIVGGEIVYTRK, from the coding sequence ATGAGACGTCTGTTTGGACTCATATTGCTATTCGTAGTGGCCGCAGCCTGCGGCGGGACGGCCCAGCAGCCGGCCGACCTGGTCTTGAAAAACGGCAAGATCGCCACCGTCGATGAAAACAACTCCGAGGTGCAGGCGCTGGCCGCCCGCGAGGGACGCATCGTGGCCCTGGGCAGCGACGCCGATATCGAGGCCTACCTGGGACCGTCCACCGAGGTGGTGGACCTGCAAGGCCGCCGCGCCATCCCCGGATTCATCGAGGGGCACGGCCACTTCATGGGCATCGGCAACGCCGAACTCATCCTCGACCTGACTACGCCCCGGAGTTGGCAGGAGATCGTCGACCTGGTGGCCGCGGCGGTGGAGAAGAGCGAGCCCGGCGAATGGATCATGGGCCGCGGATGGCACCAGGACAAATGGCAAAGCGTGCCCGACCCTAATTACGAGGGTTTTCCCTATCACGACGGATTGAGCAAGGTGTCGCCCGACAATCCCGTCATGCTCACCCACGCCTCCGGACACGCGGCCTTCGTCAATGCCAAGGCCCTGCAGGTCTCAGGGGTCGACGGCGGGACGCCCGATCCGCAGGGAGGCGAGATCCTGCGCGACAGCAAGGGCAAGCTCGTGGGATTGCTGCGTGAGACCGCTCAGAGGCTCATGGATACGCCTGACGGCAGCGAGGAACGCGCCCGCAAAATGGCCGAACTGGCCGCCCAGGAATGCCTGCGCAAGGGCATCACCAGCTTTCAGGACGCCGGCTCCGGCTTCCAGACCATCGATCTCTTCAAAACCCTGGTGGACGAGGGCAAGATGCCCCTGCGGCTGTGGGTCATGATCCGTGCCTCCAACGAAAGCCTGGAGAAGAATCTGGCCGACTACCGGGTGGAGGGATACGGCGACAACAAGCTCACGGTGAGGGCCATCAAGGTCTCCATCGACGGCGCGCTGGGATCTCGCGGCGCCTGGCTGCTGGAACCCTACAGCGACGCCCCCGAACTGACCGGACTCAACCTGGTGCCGATGGACGAGGTCTACGAGACGGCCCAGTTGGCCATCGAGCACGACTACCAGCTTTGCATCCACGCCATCGGCGACCGGGGCAACCGCGAAGTCCTCAACCTCTACGAAAAGGTCTTCCAGGAGCATCCCGACAAGTCCGGCCTGCGCTGGCGCATCGAGCACGCCCAGCACCTGCATCCCGACGACATCGAGCGCTTCGCGGGGCTGGAGGTGATCGCCTCCATGCAGGCCGTGCACGCCACCTCGGACGGTCCCTGGGTGCCCGACCGGTTGGGCGAGAAGCGCTCGCGCGAGGGAGCCTACCTGTGGAAGACCCTGTTGGAATCAGGGGCCGTGGTGACCAACGGAACCGACGCCCCGGTGGAAGACGTTTCCCCCATCGCCAGCTACTACTCGGCCGTCTCGCGCATGATGGTCAACGGCAAGCGCTTCTATCCCGACGAGCGCCTCAACCGCGAGCAGGCCCTGCGCACCTACACCATCAACAACGCCTACGCGGCCTTCGAAGAAGACCTCAAGGGTTCGCTGGAGGTGGGCAAGCTGGCCGACGTTACCGTGCTTTCCAAGGACATCCTGGAGATCCCCGAGGAAGAGATCCCCACCGCCCAGGTCGACCACACCATCGTAGGCGGCGAAATCGTCTACACGCGCAAGTAA
- a CDS encoding amidohydrolase family protein, with translation MSKSSIVAYLALGLVLCQAALWAQEAPKAFVGARIIPIEGPEIENGILLIENGKITAVGSSAAMTLPADTEQIDVSGRVIMPGLIDSHSHIGELEGGDRSAPIQPDIRVWETVNARDSRIQKAQAGGITVANVMPGSGHLLSGQTVYLKLRDGNTVEDLIIPWEDGSPRGGMKMANGTNSRRNPPFPGTRAKSAALVREEYLKAQEYRAKIEAAEDDEEKMPARDLRMEGLLEVLEGKRIVHHHTHRHDDILTVLRLAEEFGFKVVLQHVSDAWAVAEEIAASDQVVGNSIIMIESPGGKIEAKDITLENAAILEEAGALVGFHTDDGITDSRLFLRSAGWAVRAGMSREKALYGLTMANAIMLDLQDRVGTLEPGKDADFIILDGDPLSVYSKVRQTWVDGVKVFDRDDPQDRLYAVGGYGASNDQANEVHQLSQEADY, from the coding sequence TTGAGTAAATCATCCATCGTCGCGTACCTTGCTCTGGGCTTGGTGTTGTGCCAGGCCGCCCTCTGGGCCCAGGAGGCTCCCAAAGCCTTCGTGGGAGCGAGGATCATTCCTATCGAAGGCCCCGAAATCGAAAACGGCATCCTGCTCATCGAAAACGGCAAGATTACGGCCGTGGGATCTTCGGCGGCCATGACGCTGCCCGCCGACACCGAGCAGATCGATGTGTCGGGCAGGGTCATCATGCCGGGGCTGATCGACAGCCACAGCCACATCGGAGAGCTGGAAGGCGGCGACCGCAGCGCCCCCATCCAGCCCGACATCCGGGTCTGGGAGACCGTCAACGCCCGAGACTCGCGCATCCAGAAAGCCCAGGCCGGAGGCATCACGGTGGCCAACGTCATGCCCGGCTCGGGACACCTGCTCAGCGGCCAGACGGTTTACCTCAAGCTGCGCGACGGCAACACCGTGGAAGACCTGATCATCCCCTGGGAGGACGGGTCGCCCAGGGGCGGAATGAAAATGGCCAACGGCACCAACTCGCGCCGCAATCCGCCTTTCCCCGGCACCCGCGCCAAGAGCGCCGCACTGGTGCGCGAAGAGTACCTCAAGGCCCAGGAATATCGAGCCAAGATAGAAGCCGCCGAGGACGATGAAGAAAAGATGCCGGCCCGCGACCTGCGCATGGAGGGGCTGCTGGAAGTGCTTGAAGGCAAGCGCATCGTCCACCACCACACCCATCGTCACGACGACATTCTCACCGTGCTGCGCCTGGCCGAGGAGTTCGGTTTCAAGGTGGTGCTTCAGCATGTCTCCGACGCCTGGGCGGTGGCTGAAGAGATCGCCGCCTCTGATCAGGTGGTGGGCAACTCCATCATCATGATCGAGTCCCCGGGCGGCAAGATCGAAGCCAAGGACATCACCTTGGAAAACGCCGCCATCCTGGAGGAAGCCGGCGCCTTGGTGGGTTTCCACACCGACGACGGCATCACCGATTCGCGCCTCTTCCTGCGCTCGGCGGGATGGGCCGTGCGGGCCGGAATGTCGCGGGAAAAGGCCCTCTACGGACTCACCATGGCCAACGCCATCATGCTCGACCTGCAAGATCGGGTGGGGACGCTGGAGCCCGGCAAGGACGCCGACTTCATCATCCTCGACGGCGATCCGCTCAGCGTCTACAGCAAAGTCCGCCAGACCTGGGTGGACGGCGTCAAGGTCTTCGACCGCGACGACCCCCAAGACCGCCTCTACGCCGTGGGAGGCTATGGAGCCAGCAACGACCAAGCCAATGAAGTCCACCAGCTCTCCCAGGAGGCCGACTACTAA
- a CDS encoding amidohydrolase family protein — protein MRYRNFILLSLLLAAALLPLQAQVAVKAETLHTAAGDAISDGVVLIEEGKISAVGPASQVQIPSGVTVLEAKVATPGLVDAHSVVGLAGYLNQNHDQDHLEESSPIQPELRALDAYNARETLVEWVRRHGVTTLHTGHGPGQLVSGQTMIVKTYGETVDDALMVPSAMLAATLGDGAKASGGRSPGSRSKMMALLRSEFIKAQDYLDKMENAEEGKEPARDLHKETLAKVLSGEMPLLVTAHRSRDILAAIRLAEEFGFNLVLDGAAEAHLITEKIMAADVPVILHAPGMRHFGEAENATFEAGPRLRDAGITFCYQTGYEGYVPKTRVLLFEAGWAASNGLLWDEALAAVTIDAARILGVDDRVGSLEVGKDGDVVLYDGDPFEYTTHVTGVIIDGQVVSQEKH, from the coding sequence ATGCGTTACCGAAATTTCATACTGCTCAGCCTTCTCTTAGCGGCCGCTCTCCTGCCTCTTCAGGCCCAGGTGGCCGTCAAAGCCGAGACCCTGCATACCGCCGCCGGCGACGCTATCAGCGACGGGGTGGTGCTGATCGAGGAGGGCAAGATCTCCGCTGTGGGACCGGCCTCCCAGGTGCAGATTCCTTCGGGCGTGACCGTGCTGGAAGCCAAAGTGGCCACTCCCGGACTGGTGGACGCCCACAGCGTGGTGGGACTGGCCGGCTACCTCAACCAGAACCATGACCAGGATCACCTTGAAGAGTCCTCCCCCATCCAGCCCGAGTTGCGGGCGCTGGACGCCTACAACGCCCGCGAAACGCTGGTGGAATGGGTGCGCCGCCACGGCGTCACCACCCTCCACACCGGCCACGGTCCGGGTCAGCTCGTCTCAGGCCAGACCATGATCGTCAAGACCTACGGAGAGACTGTCGACGACGCGCTCATGGTGCCCTCGGCCATGCTGGCCGCCACTTTGGGCGACGGCGCCAAGGCTTCGGGGGGCCGCTCGCCGGGAAGCCGTTCCAAGATGATGGCCCTGCTGCGCTCCGAGTTCATCAAGGCCCAGGACTACCTGGACAAGATGGAGAACGCCGAGGAGGGCAAGGAGCCGGCCCGCGACCTGCACAAGGAGACTCTGGCCAAGGTGCTCTCGGGCGAGATGCCGCTGCTGGTGACCGCACACCGGTCCCGCGACATCCTGGCCGCCATCCGTCTGGCCGAGGAATTCGGCTTTAACCTGGTGCTGGACGGCGCCGCCGAAGCCCACCTGATCACCGAAAAGATCATGGCGGCCGACGTCCCGGTCATCCTTCACGCACCTGGCATGCGCCATTTCGGAGAAGCTGAAAACGCCACCTTCGAAGCCGGCCCGCGCCTTCGAGATGCCGGCATTACCTTCTGCTACCAGACCGGCTATGAAGGTTACGTGCCCAAGACCCGGGTTCTGCTCTTCGAAGCCGGATGGGCCGCCTCCAACGGGCTGCTATGGGATGAGGCTCTGGCCGCCGTCACCATCGACGCCGCCCGCATACTGGGGGTCGACGACCGGGTGGGTTCTCTTGAGGTGGGCAAGGATGGCGACGTGGTCCTTTACGACGGCGACCCCTTCGAGTACACCACCCATGTCACCGGCGTGATCATCGACGGCCAGGTTGTGAGCCAAGAGAAGCATTAG